One stretch of Natronolimnobius baerhuensis DNA includes these proteins:
- a CDS encoding tRNA (N(6)-L-threonylcarbamoyladenosine(37)-C(2))-methylthiotransferase gives MARYHIETYGCTSNRGESREIERRLRDAGHYRVDGADEADVAILNTCTVVEKTERNMLRRAEELADETADLFITGCMALAQGEEFAQADVDGQVLHWDEVPEAVTNGECPTTTPDAEPILDGVVGILPIARGCMSDCSYCITKQATGKIESPPIEENVEKARALIHAGAKEIRITGQDTGVYGWDEGERKLHRLLEEICALEGDFRVRVGMANPKGVHGIREELADVFAANDELYDFLHAPVQSGSNDVLGDMRRQHQVSEYLEVIDTFDSALEYWTLSTDFIVGFPTETDHDHDQSMALLRETRPEKVNVTRFSKRPGTDAADMKGLGGTIKKERSKAMSAAKREIVGEAYESMVGETREDVLVVEEGTADSVKCRDSAYRQIIVQNASEHGLEPGDFVDLEITAHETMYAFGTPI, from the coding sequence ATGGCCCGGTATCACATCGAAACGTACGGTTGTACGTCAAATCGTGGCGAGAGTCGCGAGATCGAGCGCCGGCTCCGAGATGCCGGGCACTACCGGGTCGATGGGGCCGACGAGGCCGACGTCGCCATCCTGAACACCTGTACCGTCGTCGAGAAGACCGAGCGGAACATGCTCCGCCGGGCGGAAGAGTTGGCCGATGAAACCGCGGATCTGTTCATCACGGGCTGTATGGCCCTCGCCCAGGGCGAGGAGTTCGCCCAGGCTGACGTCGACGGACAGGTCCTCCACTGGGACGAGGTCCCCGAAGCCGTCACGAACGGCGAGTGCCCGACGACGACACCCGACGCCGAACCAATTCTGGACGGCGTCGTCGGTATCCTCCCCATCGCACGCGGCTGTATGTCCGACTGCTCGTACTGTATCACCAAGCAGGCGACCGGGAAAATCGAGTCACCGCCCATCGAGGAAAACGTCGAAAAGGCCCGCGCGTTGATCCACGCCGGTGCGAAAGAGATTCGAATCACCGGTCAGGACACCGGCGTCTACGGCTGGGATGAGGGCGAACGGAAACTGCACCGCTTGCTCGAGGAAATCTGTGCCCTCGAGGGCGACTTCCGCGTCCGTGTCGGCATGGCCAACCCGAAGGGCGTCCACGGCATCCGCGAGGAACTCGCCGACGTCTTCGCGGCAAACGATGAACTCTATGACTTCCTGCACGCACCCGTCCAGTCGGGCAGCAACGACGTTCTGGGCGACATGCGCCGCCAGCACCAGGTCAGCGAGTACCTCGAGGTCATCGACACCTTCGATTCGGCGCTCGAGTACTGGACGCTCTCGACTGACTTCATCGTCGGCTTCCCGACCGAAACGGATCACGACCACGACCAGTCGATGGCACTCTTGCGCGAGACGCGCCCCGAGAAGGTCAACGTCACACGGTTTTCGAAGCGACCCGGCACCGACGCGGCCGACATGAAGGGCCTCGGTGGGACCATCAAGAAAGAACGCTCGAAAGCGATGAGCGCAGCAAAACGCGAGATTGTCGGCGAGGCCTACGAATCGATGGTCGGCGAGACACGCGAGGACGTACTGGTCGTCGAGGAGGGCACCGCCGACTCGGTGAAGTGTCGTGACTCAGCCTACCGCCAGATCATCGTCCAGAACGCAAGCGAACACGGCCTCGAGCCTGGCGACTTTGTCGACCTCGAGATCACGGCCCACGAGACGATGTACGCGTTCGGAACGCCGATATAG